Proteins encoded within one genomic window of Streptomyces profundus:
- a CDS encoding TIGR00730 family Rossman fold protein produces the protein MRRLAVFLASSDGHDPAHAELTAAVGAELARRGIGIVYGGGRRGLMGVLADSAMAAGGEVIGVIPRDMVEREWAHREVTELVICDSMHERKALMAERADAFVALPGGLGTLEELFEVWSWRQLGFHAKPVGFLDAGGFWTPLLGALRGLVDAGFLAASTLDDLAVAPDLPGLLTTLEDRLRAVPQPARGR, from the coding sequence ATGCGTCGACTCGCCGTCTTTCTCGCCTCGTCCGACGGGCACGACCCGGCGCACGCCGAACTGACCGCCGCCGTGGGCGCGGAGCTGGCGCGGCGGGGCATAGGGATCGTCTACGGCGGCGGTCGCCGGGGGCTGATGGGGGTGCTGGCGGACAGCGCGATGGCGGCCGGCGGCGAGGTCATCGGCGTCATCCCGCGCGACATGGTCGAGCGGGAGTGGGCGCACCGCGAGGTGACCGAGCTGGTGATCTGCGACTCGATGCACGAGCGCAAGGCGCTGATGGCGGAGCGCGCCGACGCGTTCGTCGCGCTGCCGGGTGGCCTGGGCACGCTTGAGGAGCTCTTCGAGGTGTGGTCGTGGCGCCAACTCGGCTTTCACGCCAAGCCCGTTGGCTTCCTCGACGCCGGCGGCTTCTGGACGCCGCTGCTCGGCGCCCTGCGCGGCCTCGTGGACGCGGGCTTCCTCGCGGCGTCCACCCTGGACGACCTGGCCGTCGCCCCCGACCTGCCCGGCCTGCTGACCACCCTGGAGGACCGCCTGCGCGCCGTGCCCCAACCGGCGCGCGGGCGGTAG